In a genomic window of Candidatus Manganitrophaceae bacterium:
- a CDS encoding xanthine dehydrogenase family protein molybdopterin-binding subunit: MPPKKPTETPLPKIATLLESQVSKEVSRRTFLQMFGLSAAGLVLAVHFGELPAWAEEKGPPPGLPLTPNAYLKVGRDGKITFIGPRADMGQGIHTSTAQLVAEELDVDPADFKIEHAPPNDPVYGIPSGVQLTGASSSIAGLWLPMRQVGAITRSMFVAAAAKEWNVNPTALRTEKGVVYHDASKRKISYGELVDAVAKIDPPKADVPPRYFFLFDGNTPPTEVRSGVKLKDPKDFKVIGKSIPRIEALEKVQGAPIYAIDVHLPNMLVGTVKASPVFGGKLKSVNDAKALGIKGVQKVVKLENAVAVVGDHFWAAKKGLEALEISWDEGAHAKVSNADVVHDLIKAAESEGLVIRNEGDAAKGFKEATKRVDATYELPFLAHATMEPMNCTVHIRPDSCEVWVGTQTPSITQAVVAQVAGLKPEKVTIHNHWLGGGFGRRLEMDFIVQTVLIAKNFDRPVKIVWTREEDIQHDLYRPYYYDKVSGGVDKSGNIVAWTHRLVGSSVVGRYAPVLIGPDKIDPDAMDGVRQYPYDLQNVKVDYVAKEPPGVPTGFWRGVSVGHNTFVMESFIDELAHAAGKDPVAFRKQHLSKDKRAQAVLERIAKEAGWGRSMPAGKGRGIAVSRVWGSYLGMVAEVSVSKAGDVRVERVLCAVDCGTAINPGHVKGQIESGIIFGLAPVLLDAITIKNGRVEQSNFNDYRLIRMSDAPKIEVFVMDSKEAPSGIGETGTAMVVPAVVNAIFAATGKRVRKIPVKAEELRTTV; the protein is encoded by the coding sequence ATGCCACCGAAAAAACCGACAGAGACACCGCTGCCGAAGATAGCCACCCTGTTGGAGTCTCAGGTGTCAAAGGAGGTGTCCAGGCGCACCTTCCTTCAGATGTTTGGTCTCAGCGCCGCCGGTCTGGTGCTCGCCGTGCATTTCGGAGAGCTGCCGGCGTGGGCCGAGGAGAAAGGCCCTCCCCCCGGCCTCCCGCTGACGCCGAATGCGTATCTCAAGGTCGGGCGCGACGGCAAGATCACCTTTATCGGTCCGCGGGCCGACATGGGACAGGGAATCCATACTTCGACCGCTCAGTTGGTTGCTGAAGAGCTCGATGTCGATCCGGCGGACTTCAAGATAGAACATGCGCCGCCAAACGATCCCGTTTACGGCATTCCTTCCGGCGTCCAGTTGACCGGTGCATCTTCCTCCATCGCCGGCCTCTGGCTCCCGATGCGTCAGGTCGGCGCCATCACCCGGTCGATGTTTGTCGCCGCGGCCGCGAAGGAATGGAATGTCAATCCTACGGCCCTCCGTACCGAGAAGGGGGTCGTTTATCACGATGCAAGCAAGCGCAAGATTTCTTATGGTGAGCTCGTCGACGCGGTCGCGAAGATAGATCCGCCGAAAGCCGACGTGCCGCCCCGATACTTCTTCCTCTTCGATGGAAATACCCCACCGACGGAAGTCCGGTCCGGGGTCAAATTAAAAGATCCAAAAGACTTTAAGGTCATCGGCAAGTCGATCCCTCGCATCGAGGCTCTGGAAAAGGTCCAGGGCGCGCCGATCTATGCGATCGATGTTCATCTCCCCAATATGCTGGTAGGGACGGTCAAAGCTTCCCCGGTTTTCGGGGGTAAGCTCAAGTCGGTCAACGACGCGAAGGCCTTGGGGATCAAGGGCGTACAGAAGGTGGTGAAGCTGGAGAACGCAGTGGCGGTGGTCGGCGATCATTTTTGGGCGGCTAAAAAAGGTCTCGAAGCCCTAGAGATCAGCTGGGATGAAGGAGCGCATGCGAAGGTGAGCAATGCCGATGTCGTCCATGATTTGATTAAGGCGGCGGAGTCGGAAGGGCTGGTGATCCGCAATGAGGGGGATGCAGCCAAGGGATTCAAAGAGGCGACCAAACGGGTCGATGCTACCTACGAACTTCCTTTCCTCGCCCATGCCACCATGGAGCCGATGAATTGTACCGTTCACATCCGGCCCGACAGCTGCGAGGTCTGGGTCGGCACCCAGACCCCTTCCATCACCCAGGCCGTGGTGGCCCAGGTGGCAGGACTGAAGCCGGAAAAGGTGACGATTCACAACCATTGGCTTGGCGGCGGCTTCGGCCGACGGCTTGAGATGGACTTTATCGTCCAGACGGTCCTGATCGCCAAAAATTTCGATCGCCCGGTGAAAATTGTCTGGACACGTGAGGAGGATATCCAGCATGACCTCTACCGTCCCTATTATTATGACAAAGTCTCAGGCGGCGTTGACAAAAGTGGAAACATCGTTGCCTGGACCCACCGCTTGGTCGGTTCTAGCGTCGTCGGCCGCTATGCTCCGGTGTTGATCGGGCCTGACAAGATCGATCCGGACGCGATGGATGGGGTGCGGCAGTACCCCTATGATCTTCAGAACGTGAAGGTCGATTATGTCGCGAAAGAGCCGCCCGGTGTTCCAACCGGATTTTGGCGCGGCGTCAGTGTGGGGCATAATACCTTCGTCATGGAGAGTTTTATCGACGAACTGGCGCACGCAGCAGGAAAAGATCCGGTCGCCTTCCGGAAGCAGCATCTCTCGAAGGACAAGCGCGCTCAGGCGGTGCTCGAAAGGATCGCCAAAGAGGCGGGTTGGGGAAGATCCATGCCGGCAGGAAAAGGCCGCGGTATCGCGGTGAGCCGTGTGTGGGGGAGCTACCTCGGAATGGTTGCCGAAGTCTCCGTTTCCAAGGCGGGTGATGTCCGGGTCGAGCGCGTTCTCTGCGCGGTCGACTGTGGTACCGCGATCAATCCCGGCCACGTTAAGGGCCAGATCGAGAGCGGCATCATCTTCGGTCTCGCGCCGGTCCTCCTCGACGCCATCACCATCAAGAACGGCCGTGTCGAGCAATCCAACTTTAACGACTATCGGCTGATCCGTATGTCGGATGCGCCGAAAATCGAGGTTTTCGTGATGGACAGCAAGGAGGCGCCGAGCGGCATCGGTGAGACTGGAACCGCAATGGTGGTGCCGGCGGTTGTAAACGCAATCTTCGCCGCCACCGGCAAGCGGGTTCGCAAAATACCGGTCAAGGCCGAGGAGCTGAGAACGACGGTCTAA
- the sufS gene encoding SufS family cysteine desulfurase, with translation MKFDPEAVRKDFPILGRTIQGKPLIYLDNAATSQKPYQVIDQITSYYERSNANVHRSIHTLGEEATALYEAARDAVCRFTHAPRREGVIFTRGTTEAINLVASSWGRAHLREGDEILLSVLEHHSNLIPWQLLAEEKGARLVFLDIDEEGRPQLDQLDCLLTDRTRLVAVTGASNVTGTITPIRQIVEQAHAVGAVVVVDGAQRVPHLAVDVEALGCDFFAFSGHKMLGPTGIGVLYGKPELLEQMPPFMAGGEMVREVSADRATWNALPWKFEAGTPNTAGAIGLGAAIKYLDQLGMEAVRVHGQELVREAWTALSELEGVTIYGKQSEERVPLISFNCRGIHPHDLAAALDEDGIAVRAGRHCTDPLMKRLGVAGTARASFYLYNTGDEVRAFVQSVHRAIDLLS, from the coding sequence ATGAAATTCGATCCCGAGGCGGTCCGAAAAGATTTCCCGATTCTCGGCCGGACGATTCAGGGGAAGCCGCTCATCTACCTCGACAACGCTGCGACATCGCAGAAGCCGTATCAGGTCATCGACCAGATCACATCTTACTATGAACGTTCCAACGCCAATGTCCACCGGAGCATCCACACGCTGGGTGAAGAAGCGACGGCGCTCTATGAAGCGGCGCGAGACGCCGTTTGTCGTTTTACCCATGCGCCGCGCCGAGAAGGGGTCATTTTTACAAGAGGGACGACCGAAGCGATCAACCTCGTCGCCTCCAGTTGGGGACGCGCCCACCTGAGAGAAGGCGATGAGATCCTTCTCTCAGTACTCGAGCATCACAGCAACCTGATCCCATGGCAGCTTTTGGCCGAAGAGAAGGGGGCAAGGTTGGTTTTCCTCGATATCGACGAGGAGGGAAGGCCACAGCTGGACCAACTGGATTGTCTCTTGACCGACCGGACACGTCTGGTGGCTGTCACGGGCGCATCCAATGTGACCGGCACGATCACTCCGATCCGCCAGATCGTCGAACAGGCGCATGCGGTCGGAGCGGTGGTCGTCGTGGACGGTGCCCAGAGGGTTCCGCATCTCGCCGTCGATGTGGAGGCGCTGGGATGCGATTTCTTTGCCTTCTCGGGACACAAAATGCTCGGCCCCACCGGAATCGGCGTGCTCTATGGAAAGCCGGAGCTTTTGGAGCAGATGCCTCCTTTTATGGCAGGCGGAGAGATGGTTCGAGAGGTATCGGCGGACCGGGCCACTTGGAATGCACTTCCTTGGAAGTTCGAAGCGGGCACCCCGAACACGGCCGGGGCGATCGGCCTGGGTGCCGCCATCAAATATCTCGATCAACTGGGGATGGAAGCGGTTCGGGTGCACGGGCAGGAATTGGTCCGCGAGGCATGGACCGCATTGTCGGAATTGGAAGGGGTGACGATTTACGGAAAGCAGTCAGAAGAGCGGGTCCCGCTGATTTCCTTTAACTGTCGCGGCATCCATCCGCACGATCTCGCCGCCGCGCTCGACGAAGACGGCATCGCCGTCCGTGCCGGTCGGCACTGTACCGACCCTTTGATGAAACGCCTCGGCGTTGCAGGAACGGCCCGAGCCAGTTTCTACCTCTATAATACCGGAGACGAAGTGCGCGCCTTTGTGCAGTCGGTTCATCGTGCGATCGATCTCTTATCATAA
- a CDS encoding methyl-accepting chemotaxis protein translates to MALPNPLMLNSISKKFLIPNLIFMVILLGGLGTIMINQNHTTIRSLMESKGNALADTFSQISASYVMNFDLQALETFVKVALKDPDVVFVVFYDIEKKPLTETSKPPSDTTSLSIYNREIQSLRGDGKPVGYLQIGYSQEALSKNLRSGIQTVVISNLVALILLILGVTILFRGITQPLAHLVGVIQKVAQGDMTVEVESKLLGAQDEIGILARAFSEMSASLKRVMQELVYAVRDSCKQITLSSKELSTASEQMSSNSSETELLASRVSSTSQEINRTVGEVATASVEISATLKDISRNIVNATQITTQAVRMAESTNKTISKLGESSIEIGEVVKVITAIAKQTNLLALNATIEAARAGEAGKGFAVVANEVKDLAKRTAKATEEITPKITAIQAETKEAISEIGKIGEIIDQINQISIDISGAVEEQTATTNQISGRVAQAAQGTNEVNQSITGVADASKSTAKTAAEILIASKKLAEMGADLTMMVNNFRFEANR, encoded by the coding sequence ATGGCGCTTCCGAATCCTTTGATGTTGAACTCCATTAGCAAGAAATTCTTGATCCCGAATCTGATCTTCATGGTGATTCTGCTCGGCGGACTGGGAACCATCATGATCAATCAGAACCATACCACCATCCGATCCCTCATGGAATCCAAAGGAAACGCTCTGGCCGATACCTTCTCCCAGATCAGCGCCAGTTACGTGATGAATTTTGATCTTCAAGCTTTGGAAACCTTTGTTAAAGTCGCATTAAAAGATCCCGATGTGGTTTTTGTTGTTTTTTATGATATAGAGAAAAAACCACTCACAGAAACCAGCAAGCCGCCGAGCGATACCACTTCGCTGTCGATTTATAACCGGGAGATTCAAAGTCTCAGAGGGGATGGAAAGCCGGTCGGGTACCTTCAGATCGGCTACAGCCAGGAGGCCCTTTCCAAAAATCTGCGCAGCGGCATCCAGACGGTTGTGATCAGCAATCTCGTCGCATTGATCTTGCTCATTCTCGGGGTCACCATTCTCTTCCGGGGGATCACCCAGCCCCTCGCACATCTGGTCGGGGTGATTCAAAAGGTCGCTCAGGGAGACATGACGGTCGAGGTTGAATCGAAACTCCTTGGTGCGCAGGACGAAATCGGCATTCTTGCTCGGGCTTTCTCAGAAATGTCTGCCAGCTTAAAAAGGGTGATGCAAGAGCTGGTTTATGCCGTCCGCGACAGCTGCAAGCAGATCACCCTCTCCTCCAAGGAGCTCTCGACCGCGAGCGAGCAGATGAGCTCTAATTCCTCGGAAACGGAGCTTCTGGCGAGCCGGGTCTCCTCGACCAGTCAGGAAATCAACCGGACGGTCGGAGAGGTTGCGACGGCCAGCGTGGAGATATCGGCCACCCTGAAAGACATCTCCCGAAACATTGTAAACGCAACGCAGATCACCACCCAGGCGGTGAGAATGGCCGAGTCGACCAACAAAACCATTTCCAAGCTGGGGGAATCGAGCATTGAGATCGGGGAGGTGGTCAAGGTGATCACCGCCATTGCCAAGCAGACGAATCTCTTGGCCCTGAATGCGACCATCGAGGCGGCGCGTGCCGGGGAAGCCGGAAAGGGATTCGCCGTCGTGGCAAACGAGGTGAAAGATCTCGCCAAAAGGACGGCCAAAGCCACCGAGGAGATCACCCCCAAAATAACCGCCATCCAGGCGGAGACCAAGGAGGCGATCTCTGAAATTGGAAAGATCGGAGAGATCATCGATCAGATTAATCAGATCTCTATTGACATTTCGGGGGCCGTCGAGGAACAGACGGCAACGACGAACCAAATCAGCGGCAGGGTCGCACAGGCGGCCCAAGGAACCAATGAGGTGAATCAGAGCATCACGGGGGTCGCCGATGCCTCCAAGAGCACGGCGAAAACAGCGGCGGAGATCCTGATCGCCTCGAAGAAGCTCGCCGAGATGGGAGCCGATCTGACGATGATGGTGAACAACTTCCGATTTGAAGCCAATCGATGA
- a CDS encoding nucleotidyltransferase family protein — protein sequence MVAAVILAAGLSRRLGQPKQLLPFEGRSLIRRTTEQVIAAGESQWEEVVVVLGHEAAKVQQELKGLAIRTVFNPRFAMGMSASLIAGLQAVIPQAEGAMIFLGDQPIVSTEIIQSMLTRYRKSHKSIIVPAYGGVRGNPVLFSRSVFSELMDLEGDRGGREVVMRDPKRVETVAFPSDFAPQDVDTWEDYETLTSAFNRARG from the coding sequence ATGGTTGCTGCCGTTATTTTGGCCGCCGGGCTCTCCCGCCGGCTGGGTCAACCGAAACAGCTTCTTCCATTCGAAGGAAGAAGCCTCATCCGACGCACCACGGAGCAGGTGATTGCGGCGGGGGAGAGTCAATGGGAAGAAGTGGTCGTCGTCCTGGGCCATGAGGCTGCAAAGGTTCAACAGGAGCTGAAGGGGTTGGCCATCCGAACGGTTTTCAACCCTCGGTTCGCGATGGGAATGAGTGCCTCCCTAATTGCGGGACTGCAAGCGGTCATCCCACAAGCCGAAGGGGCGATGATTTTCCTCGGTGATCAGCCGATCGTCTCGACCGAGATCATCCAATCGATGCTGACTCGTTACAGAAAAAGTCACAAATCGATCATCGTCCCCGCCTATGGCGGAGTGAGGGGGAACCCGGTTCTTTTCTCCCGATCCGTTTTCTCGGAATTGATGGACCTGGAGGGAGATCGGGGAGGACGTGAGGTGGTGATGCGGGATCCCAAGAGGGTAGAAACTGTGGCGTTTCCTTCCGATTTCGCGCCACAGGATGTCGACACGTGGGAAGATTATGAAACCCTTACAAGCGCGTTTAATCGGGCGAGAGGATAA
- a CDS encoding XdhC family protein has translation MIESLELFEKARAAGGRAVMATLINTKGPTPRKSGARMFVGEEGRILGSVTIGGCVDARVIEEAEAIILNRASKRLKVALGDEEAGELGLTCGGNVDVLIDFIDFSDLADPVVRLHELAHREMQAGRRTALVTWVSAESDGSASSRKRMLIDDDGRVHGSLGNRMGVPGKQIVEDARGMMQSGRSRMLSYEVEGKTIELFIEVFGPPFPLIIFGGSHAAIPLVSMARVLGLRTVVVDGRPRFANRERFPEADEVIVGIPSEVAEGLTLDATTSIVLLTHDYKYEVPVLKRALSTECGYIGLLGSRRRGKAILDLLHELGVEERQLQRVRVPVGLNIGAQTAPEIALSILAEILAVRNGRFGGSLSEADRLPTGTVKSSVIC, from the coding sequence ATGATCGAGTCGCTTGAGCTGTTCGAGAAAGCCAGGGCCGCCGGGGGGCGTGCGGTGATGGCAACGCTGATCAACACCAAAGGTCCCACCCCGCGTAAATCAGGGGCGAGAATGTTCGTCGGTGAAGAGGGGCGGATCCTCGGATCGGTGACGATCGGGGGTTGTGTCGATGCCCGCGTTATTGAAGAAGCCGAGGCGATCATCCTTAACCGCGCCTCGAAACGACTGAAGGTGGCGTTGGGGGATGAAGAGGCCGGGGAACTCGGTCTTACCTGTGGCGGAAATGTCGACGTTCTGATCGATTTTATCGATTTCTCCGATCTGGCCGACCCGGTGGTCCGATTGCATGAACTCGCCCATCGAGAGATGCAGGCCGGGCGACGAACGGCGCTGGTGACATGGGTGAGCGCTGAGAGCGACGGCTCCGCTTCATCCCGAAAGCGAATGTTGATCGACGACGATGGAAGGGTGCATGGCAGTCTTGGCAATCGAATGGGTGTCCCGGGTAAACAGATCGTTGAAGACGCCCGCGGTATGATGCAGTCCGGAAGGTCTCGGATGCTCTCCTATGAGGTTGAAGGGAAGACGATTGAACTCTTCATCGAAGTTTTCGGTCCCCCGTTTCCGCTGATTATCTTTGGTGGCAGCCATGCGGCGATCCCATTGGTGTCAATGGCGAGGGTCCTGGGATTGCGGACCGTGGTGGTCGATGGCCGGCCCCGCTTTGCGAATCGGGAGCGCTTTCCGGAAGCCGACGAGGTGATTGTGGGAATCCCCTCTGAAGTCGCTGAAGGCCTTACGCTCGACGCCACGACTTCAATCGTGCTGCTGACCCATGACTACAAATACGAAGTGCCGGTGCTGAAGCGGGCGCTGTCGACCGAGTGCGGCTATATCGGCCTCCTCGGCAGCCGAAGGCGGGGAAAAGCGATCCTCGATCTGCTGCACGAGCTGGGGGTGGAAGAGCGCCAACTTCAGCGGGTCCGTGTGCCGGTCGGTCTGAATATCGGCGCGCAAACGGCTCCGGAAATTGCTCTGAGCATCCTGGCGGAGATCCTCGCCGTCCGAAACGGCCGATTCGGCGGCTCTCTGAGCGAGGCCGATCGACTCCCCACAGGAACCGTGAAATCAAGCGTCATCTGTTGA
- a CDS encoding iron-sulfur cluster assembly scaffold protein, with product MLYGGRIQEHARQPRNVGSLENPDIRHEEVNPLCGDRIRIEAKLDDHHRIAEIRFRGDACMICQAAGSILTEMVNGWPIETIEALKPADLLNALEAPIRPARVKCALLPLEILQSGVASYRHLHPVS from the coding sequence ATGCTGTACGGAGGCCGCATCCAAGAGCATGCCCGTCAGCCGAGGAATGTCGGTTCCTTGGAGAATCCGGATATCCGGCATGAAGAGGTCAATCCTCTCTGCGGCGATCGGATTCGGATTGAAGCTAAACTCGATGATCATCACAGGATCGCCGAGATCCGGTTTCGCGGCGATGCCTGTATGATCTGCCAAGCCGCCGGTTCGATCCTCACCGAGATGGTCAACGGCTGGCCGATCGAAACCATTGAGGCGCTGAAGCCGGCCGACCTCTTAAATGCGCTCGAAGCGCCCATTCGACCGGCCCGCGTCAAATGTGCGCTGCTCCCTTTGGAAATCCTGCAATCCGGTGTCGCCTCTTATCGGCACCTTCACCCGGTCTCCTAA
- a CDS encoding HAMP domain-containing protein has protein sequence MPQRLLTLNSISKKFLIPAIIFMVILLGGLGTIMINKNHATIQYLMESKGNALANNLARISANYVMNFDLQALELFVNEALRDPDVVFVVFYDAERKPLTESSKPPSDLSTLLIYNREILSLREDQTPVGYLQIGYSQETLAKNLHSGIETVVISNLVALILLILGVTILFRGITNPLAHLVGVIEKVAQGDLTARVSSRLVDRRDEMGVLAVSFNRMSEELARSHEHLEEQVKARTAELEAFIYTVSHDLKSPVVSMNGMASMMKDQYFEQLDETARHYLDRIIGNANYMEELIQGLLALSRIGRMQERRELIEVKEVIQNVLEILQNQLTKRNIAVSVHAPLPHFMFNPIQLAQIFQNLISNATKFMGDQSHPQIEIGGKESERGVEFYVKDNGIGIDPAYHDKIFAIFQRLQDVNVEGTGVGLPIVKKIVDLNDGKIWVESEKGKVATFYIWLPQNNKLQPAGQSRSPRLEARFSDKGLKGQSSEGPKSQIMKR, from the coding sequence CTTTTGACGTTGAACTCGATCAGCAAGAAGTTCTTGATCCCGGCCATCATTTTCATGGTGATTCTGCTGGGTGGATTGGGCACGATCATGATCAATAAAAATCATGCCACCATTCAATATTTGATGGAATCCAAAGGGAACGCCTTGGCGAATAACCTCGCCCGGATCAGCGCCAATTACGTGATGAATTTCGACCTCCAGGCGTTGGAATTGTTTGTCAATGAAGCCTTGAGAGATCCCGATGTGGTTTTTGTTGTTTTCTATGACGCCGAGAGAAAGCCACTCACGGAGAGCAGCAAGCCTCCCAGTGATCTCTCTACGCTGTTGATTTATAACCGGGAGATCCTAAGTCTCAGAGAGGATCAAACACCGGTCGGATACCTCCAGATTGGCTATAGCCAGGAAACCCTCGCCAAAAACCTGCACAGCGGCATTGAGACAGTCGTGATCAGTAATCTCGTGGCGTTGATCTTGCTTATTCTGGGGGTGACCATTCTCTTTCGGGGGATCACGAATCCACTGGCCCATCTCGTCGGCGTGATCGAAAAGGTCGCCCAAGGGGACTTGACGGCCCGCGTCTCATCCCGTCTGGTCGACCGCCGCGACGAGATGGGGGTTTTGGCCGTCAGCTTCAACCGAATGAGCGAGGAACTCGCTCGGTCCCACGAACATCTGGAGGAACAGGTGAAGGCGCGCACGGCGGAGCTGGAAGCATTTATCTATACCGTCTCGCACGACCTCAAGTCTCCCGTGGTCTCGATGAATGGGATGGCCTCCATGATGAAGGACCAGTATTTCGAACAGTTGGATGAAACCGCAAGGCATTACCTCGACCGAATCATCGGAAACGCAAACTATATGGAAGAGCTGATTCAAGGGCTCTTGGCCCTCTCACGTATTGGAAGAATGCAGGAACGCCGGGAACTGATCGAGGTAAAAGAGGTGATTCAGAATGTTTTGGAAATTCTTCAAAATCAACTCACAAAGCGCAACATCGCGGTCTCCGTTCACGCTCCCCTCCCCCACTTCATGTTCAACCCGATCCAGCTGGCTCAAATTTTCCAGAACCTGATCTCCAATGCCACCAAATTCATGGGAGATCAATCCCATCCTCAAATTGAGATCGGCGGGAAAGAGTCGGAGAGAGGGGTCGAGTTCTATGTGAAAGACAACGGGATCGGAATCGATCCGGCCTATCACGATAAGATCTTCGCCATCTTCCAACGTTTGCAAGATGTCAATGTCGAGGGGACCGGCGTGGGACTTCCGATCGTAAAGAAGATCGTCGATCTGAATGATGGAAAGATCTGGGTGGAATCAGAGAAAGGGAAGGTGGCGACGTTCTATATTTGGCTCCCTCAGAATAACAAACTTCAACCGGCCGGTCAGTCACGCTCCCCCAGGCTCGAAGCCCGTTTTTCTGACAAGGGTCTAAAAGGACAAAGCAGTGAAGGTCCTAAATCTCAAATAATGAAGAGGTAA